The following DNA comes from Pseudomonadota bacterium.
GTTTTGCAACTATTCACCCGGTCAGATCCGTTTAAAAAGCGACAAACCTATTAGTCGGGTGAATAGTGACATGTTTTGTTAACAGAGTACAAACGAATCCCCCTTCGTTTAAGCCCTTGCAAAGGATCCATTTTCACGGGATTTTGGGGCTATCATTGAAATAGATAGGGCCATTATGAACGAGATTAAGATAGTTGGTGTTGTTGGAGCCGGCCAGATGGGCGCAGGTATAGCTCAGGTGTTGTGCGTAGCGGGTCATGCAACCCTGCTCTTTGACGCCAATCCAGAGGCCCTTAGGCTCGGCATGTCGAGCATCCATCAGCGCCTTAACCAAGCGGTTGATAAGGGTAAACTGGCTGCTGACGTACGCGACTCTGCTAAACAAAACCTGACTCAGGCCAACTCACTTTCGGATCTCTCAGGTTGTGACCTCGTGATTGAGGCGATTATAGAGCAGTTTGATGTTAAAGCCTCTATCTTCAAGCAACTAGACGCCATCCTTCCCCCTGCCTCGCTGCTCGCCAGCAACACCTCCTCAATCTCTATAACCCGCATGGCTGCCACAACCTCTCGGCCCGATAAATTCATGGGGGCACACTTCATGAATCCGGTCCCAGTTATGAACCTTGTTGAACTGATTCGTGGCCTACAGACAAGTGACGAAACCTATCAGAGGGTGCAGGCGTTATGCACATCGATCAAGAAAACGACCGTGCTTGCCCTAGATGGTCCAGGTTTTATAGTAAACCGCATCCTCTGCCCGATGATTAACGAGGCTATCTTTCTTGTACAAGAGGGCGTAGCAGCTATCGATATAGATAACGCGATGAAGCTTGGAACAAACCATCCAATGGGACCACTAACCCTGGCTGACTTTGTTGGGCTAGATACCCTGCTCTATATCTTGCAACTTTTTCACCGTGAGCTCGGTGAAGACAAATACCGTCCATGCCCCCTACTTGTGAAGTACGTTGATGCTGGTTGGTTTGGTAAGAAGTCTGGGCGCGGCTTCTATACCTATTAACAACTCTACCTGGACTAGCGGTTTAGTATGAGAAAAGCATCCAAACAAGATCGAGCTGCTATGACGCCACAACAACGGGGCGTGGCGCTAATCATGGTTATCCTTATGATAGCGATTTCTAGCGCAATTCTCGTTGCGCTGACCGATTCAACCTACGTCGCTATGCGACTTAATAGCGCCGCTGAACAGCGCGTTAAGGCTGAGTACATTCTAAAATCTGCGATAAATGTAGCTCAGACGTTGATCAAGAACGACAATAATGATTTCGATAATCCAGATACGGATCTCTGGTTAAAGTTTAGCGATGGCATGGAGATCCCCGGAGATCTACTTGGACTCCAGGAGGCAAATGTGCGTGTCTCCCTCCTAATCTCCTCTGAGGGGAGAAAGATCCCACTAATGCAACTCAAACCAAGCTCTAGTACACAAGCTCCAACTAAGTGGGTTGAGATCACCGCGCGACTTTTTGAAAACTTGGGATTTGATCAACCCTCACAACCCACGCAGGGCTCTAACAAAGCGCCCTCTAAAGAGTTTAGCTCTAAGGAGCTAGTGGCAAATATCATCGATTATCTTGATACCGATGAGGATAGTGCAAACGTGCCTAACTTTGCTCAAGGGATGGAGGGCGATCTACCAAAAGGGCAGGAGTTCAGAAATGATAACCGGATCGATTCTCTTGCCAGTGAGCTTTCGGCGATCCCAGGATTCACATCCGACAAGATCCAGCGCCTGCTGCCCTTTGTCTCAGCACGCAGCTTCTCAAAGATAAATATAAATGCGGCTCCACCTGAGGTAATCAAGGCCCTTGATGTAGATCTGAATGATGCAGCGGCAGAAGGCATCATTCAATTCAGGAATCCAGCTGGGGGCGGCCCATTTACCGCCAACGACCTCTCAGCAAAGTTAATCGATATCGTAGGGGGCCCTGTTGGCCAGCGACTCGCAAGCCTTGTACAGGCCGAGGGAAATTTTTTTGAGATTATCGCAAAGGTCGAATACGGCACGGCAACCTTCCTCGCCAGTGCGACTCTTAAAAAAACCGGAAATGGGCGCATGCCAAAGATTCTAAGTCTTCAGATCTACTAGCTTTATCGCTAGCCATCCAGGGCGAAAATTATGCCCCTATGGTCCCCTACCCCCGCTCATTCTATGCCCTTACATGTTTTGACAATATGACCAGAGAGATATATCCTTTCGCGGCTTTACGAAAAGGGAAGTGCTATGGCTCGTCGTTGTGATATCTCAGGTGTAACTCATCAAAATGGTAATCGTGTTAGCCATGCTAACAAC
Coding sequences within:
- a CDS encoding 3-hydroxyacyl-CoA dehydrogenase NAD-binding domain-containing protein, producing MNEIKIVGVVGAGQMGAGIAQVLCVAGHATLLFDANPEALRLGMSSIHQRLNQAVDKGKLAADVRDSAKQNLTQANSLSDLSGCDLVIEAIIEQFDVKASIFKQLDAILPPASLLASNTSSISITRMAATTSRPDKFMGAHFMNPVPVMNLVELIRGLQTSDETYQRVQALCTSIKKTTVLALDGPGFIVNRILCPMINEAIFLVQEGVAAIDIDNAMKLGTNHPMGPLTLADFVGLDTLLYILQLFHRELGEDKYRPCPLLVKYVDAGWFGKKSGRGFYTY
- a CDS encoding type II secretion system protein GspK, which produces MTPQQRGVALIMVILMIAISSAILVALTDSTYVAMRLNSAAEQRVKAEYILKSAINVAQTLIKNDNNDFDNPDTDLWLKFSDGMEIPGDLLGLQEANVRVSLLISSEGRKIPLMQLKPSSSTQAPTKWVEITARLFENLGFDQPSQPTQGSNKAPSKEFSSKELVANIIDYLDTDEDSANVPNFAQGMEGDLPKGQEFRNDNRIDSLASELSAIPGFTSDKIQRLLPFVSARSFSKININAAPPEVIKALDVDLNDAAAEGIIQFRNPAGGGPFTANDLSAKLIDIVGGPVGQRLASLVQAEGNFFEIIAKVEYGTATFLASATLKKTGNGRMPKILSLQIY